The proteins below come from a single Fusarium verticillioides 7600 chromosome 3, whole genome shotgun sequence genomic window:
- a CDS encoding rab family, other produces MGDIPYDYRWKVILLGDSTVGKSNIASQFTQNEFQPESQPTIGVKPTTKIVHCNSKAVKVNIWDTAGLEKYRAPVRYYDDAVAVMVVYDITRRQSFENAARWLEEVRKHGEPGIVIMLVGNKTDLERRRSVTTEEGRKFAKLNKLRFIEISACENSQVERAFETILNGVYKTHSQEK; encoded by the exons ATGGGCGATATACCATACGAT TACCGTTGGAAAG TAATTCTCCTGGGTGACTCAACGGTTGGAAAGTCAAATATCGCAAGTCAATTCACACAAAATGAATTCCAGCCCGAATCCCAACCAACAATTGGCGTGAAGCCTACCACCAAGATCGTGCATTGCAATTCCAAGGCTGTCAAAGTTAATATCTGGGACACAGCTGGTCTAGAAAAATACCGGGCGCCAGTACGATATTACGATGATGCCGTGGCTGTAATGGTGGTCTACGATATAACCAGGCGTCAGAGCTTTGAGAATGCGGCACGATGGTTGGAAGAGGTTCGGAAGCACGGTGAGCCTGGGATCGTTATCATGCTCGTGGGGAATAAAACGGACCTGGAGCGCAGAAGGTCTGTGACAACGGAGGAGGGGAGGAAATTTGCGA AACTCAACAAACTTCGATTTATCGAAATATCCGCTTGCGAAAACAGTCAAGTTGAACGTGCTTTCGAGACCATTCTAAACG GCGTCTATAAGACGCATTCTCAAGAGAAGTGA
- a CDS encoding 3-dehydroquinate synthase — MSDMSATVEPTAKGFAVCGYEKIEYDFEFLDGVFNTANPQLYQLYSPWGRCLAVMDLNIFNLYGNEMQRYFDHYGIPLTIHKTMIGEKAKSMDTLLSIVDSMTDFGIYRKEPVLVVGGGLVTDVAGFACAAYRRNTNYIRIPTTVIGLIDASVSIKVAVNYGRYKNRLGAYHAPSHTFLDFTFLRSLPVAQIRNGFAELIKISTCAHKDTYDLLEKYCEQLINTGFGRSDDATPEIKEVADKICRAGIHEMLKLETPNLHEIMLDRVIAYGHTWSPLHELVPETPLRHGHAISIDMAYSATLAHIRGLLSSEEHTRLLNLFSRAGLSMDHPQFDASLLEKATAAILKTRDGKLRAAVPVNPMGDCVFLNDVSHDEMVAALEEHKKIMKSYPRQGAGLEAFVDSSDTGYTMNGAPVENGNAQNIPLNGVQNAKLHASGPEGVDGLQQDSSSDDDYVVSSSKTNGHQDKGILSDLKEKANGIQNQIAKAVTVESQ; from the exons ATGTCTGATATGAGTGCTACCGTCGAGCCCACCGCCAAGGGTTTCGCTGTCTGTGGCTATGAGAAGATCGAATATGACTTTGAGTTTCTCGATGGTGTTTTCAACACTGCCAATCCTCAGCTGTACCAGCTCTACTCCCCCTGGGGACGATGTCTGGCTGTGATGgacctcaacatcttcaacctttACGGGAACGAGATGCAGAGGTACTTTGATCATTATGGCATTCCTCTTACTATTCACAAGACTATGATTggtgagaaggccaagagcATGGATACGTTGTTGTCCATTGTTGATTCTATGACCGATTTCGGTATTTACCGAAAGGAGCCTGTTCTTGTCGTTGGTGGCGGTCTCGTCACCGATGTTGCTGG CTTCGCCTGTGCTGCGTATCGCCGCAACACCAACTACATCCGCATCCCCACCACAGTCATTGGTCTCATCGATGCCTCAGTCTCCATCAAAGTCGCCGTCAACTACGGCCGCTACAAGAACCGTCTCGGTGCCTACCACGCCCCATCCCACACATTCCTTGACTTCACTTTCCTCCGCAGTCTCCCCGTAGCACAGATCCGCAACGGTTTTGCAGAGCTGATCAAGATCTCTACTTGTGCTCACAAGGATACTtatgatcttcttgagaagtatTGTGAGCAGCTTATCAACACTGGCTTTGGACGATCTGATGATGCTACTcctgagatcaaggaggttgctgataAGATCTGCCGTGCTGGTATCCATGAGatgctgaagcttgagaCACCAAACTTGCATGAGATTATGCTTGATCGTGTTATTGCTTACGGCCATACTTGGTCTCCTCTTCATGAGCTTGTCCCTGAGACGCCTCTTCGCCATGGTCATGCTATCTCCATTGACATGGCATACTCTGCTACCCTCGCTCACATCCGTGGTCTCCTCTCATCAGAGGAACATACTCGTCTCTTGAACCTCTTCTCCCGAGCTGGTCTCTCCATGGACCATCCTCAATTCGATGCTtcccttcttgagaaggccacagctgccattctcaagaccCGTGACGGCAAGCTTCGCGCAGCTGTTCCCGTCAACCCAATGGGTGACTGTGTCTTCCTGAACGATGTCAGCCACGACGAGATGGTTGCTGCTCTAGAGGAGCACAAGAAAATCATGAAGTCTTACCCTCGCCAGGGCGCAGGTCTAGAGGCTTTCGTTGACTCTAGTGACACTGGTTACACCATGAATGGTGCACCCGTCGAGAACGGCAATGCTCAGAACATTCCCCTCAATGGCGTACAGAACGCTAAGCTTCACGCCTCTGGTCCtgagggtgttgatggtCTTCAGCAGGACTCTAGCAGCGACGATGACTATGTCGTCAGctcttccaagaccaacggtCACCAGGACAAGGGTATCCTCAGTGAcctgaaggagaaggcgaATGGTATTCAGAACCAGATCGCCAAGGCCGTCACTGTTGAGAGTCAATGA
- a CDS encoding MFS transporter, SP family, sugar:H+ symporter has protein sequence MAPSFLTVHFDDQNPNSEKGKEAGARRSLAGLDYSPLPRITPRSFLLATFVSMGGLLFGYDTGQISGFLEMPDFLDRFAQTNSKGDKEFSTVRSGLIVALLSIGTLMGALIAAPVADRIGRKYSISGWTWMIAIGFIIQISSDRDWVQIMMGRWVAGLGVGALSLLVPMFQGETAPPWIRGAMVCCYQLFITMGIFLAACFNYGTVTHHPNSSASWRIVIGVGWVFTLILGIGILFLPDTPRFDYRNGRVDRARDTLCKVYGATPNHWAIHTQMEEIESKLRAESHIKQNPVQEFVGMFKAPRMAYRIFIGMSLQMFQQLTGANYFFYYGTTIFQSVSIDSYKTQIILNTINFVVTFIGLYIVEHYGRRKSLIAGSTWMFICFLIFASVGHFSLDRDDPTKTQGAGIAMIVFACLFILGFATTWGPMIWTIMAEIFPSRYRAKGMALSTASNWLWNFLLAFFTPFITKDIDFRYGYVFAGCNVLGGLLVYFFVIEGQGRTLEEIDTMYLEKVNPIKSAKWVPPPPEEMSRIRKQAGTDLETAVPAASSDDETLARPSGVTDGGLGHHKEEHAGTSHRE, from the exons ATGGCGCCGTCCTTCCTCACTGTTCATTTCGATGACCAGAATCCAAACTCTGAAAAGGGAAAGGAGGCTGGTGCGAGGAGATCTCTCGCTGGTCTTGATTACTCGCCTTTGCCTCGCATCACGCCCCGATCTTTTCTGCTAGCTACCTTTGTCTCCATGGGCGGACTTCT CTTCGGTTATGATACAGGCCAAATCTCGGGCTTCCTCGAGATGCCAGACTTTCTCGACCGTTTCGCCCAAACAAACAGCAAGGGAGACAAAGAATTTAGTACCGTCCGCTCAGGTCTCATCGTCGCGCTCCTCTCCATCGGAACGCTCATGGGCGCACTCATCGCAGCGCCTGTAGCCGACCGCATTGGCAGAAAGTATAGTATCTCTGGCTGGACGTGGATGATTGCtattggcttcatcatccaGATATCCTCGGACAGGGATTGGGTGCAGATCATGATGGGCCGATGGGTCGCTGGTCTCGGCGTCGGCGCGCTGTCTCTCCTCGTTCCTATGTTCCAGGGCGAGACTGCACCGCCGTGGATTCGAGGTGCAATGGTTTGCTGTTACCAGCTCTTTATT ACGATGGGTATTTTCTTGGCTGCGTGCTTCAACTACGGCACTGTAACGCACCATCCCAACAGCTCAGCATCCTGGcgcatcgtcatcggcgTCGGCTGGGTCTTCACCCTCATTCTCGGCATTGGaattctcttcctccccgacACGCCCCGTTTCGACTACCGCAACGGCAGAGTCGATCGTGCGCGCGACACGCTCTGCAAGGTCTACGGCGCGACGCCAAATCACTGGGCGATCCATACCCAAATGGAAGAAATCGAGTCCAAGCTCCGCGCCGAGAGTCACATCAAGCAGAACCCCGTGCAGGAATTCGTCGGCATGTTTAAGGCGCCCCGCATGGCTTATCGCATTTTCATCGGAATGTCGCTGCAGATGTTTCAACAGCTCACTGGTGCAAATTACTTCTTTTACTACGGAACTACTATTTTCCAGTCTGTGTCTATCGACAGCTACAAGACGCAGATTATCCTGAACACGATTAATTTCGTGGTAACGTTTATTGGATTGTATATCGTTGAGCACTACGGTCGCCGCAAGTCGCTTATTGCGGGAAGTACTTGGATGTTTATCTGCTTCCTTATCTTTGCGTCTGTCGGTCATTTCTCGCTTGATCGTGATGATCCCACCAAGACGCAGGGCGCGGGCATTGCTAtgattgtctttgcttgtctTTTCATTCTGGGCTTCGCTACAACTTGGGGACCTATGATTTGGACCATCATGGCGGAAATCTTCCCCTCGCGATATCGCGCCAAGGGCATGGCTCTCTCAACCGCTAGCAACTGGCTCTGGAATTTCCTCCTCGCTTTCTTCACGCCTTTCATCACGAAAGACATCGACTTCCGCTACGGATACGTCTTTGCGGGATGTAACGTCCTCGGTGGTTTGTTGGTCTACTTCTTCGTCATTGAAGGACAGGGACGTACccttgaggagattgacACCATGTATCTTGAAAAGGTGAACCCTATCAAGAGTGCCAAGTGggttcctcctcctcctgagGAGATGTCGAGGATCAGGAAGCAGGCTGGTACGGATCTCGAGACTGCTGTTCCTGCAGCGTcaagcgatgatgagacgCTTGCGAGGCCGTCGGGTGTGACTGATGGTGGATTGGGACATCATAAGGAGGAGCATGCTGGAACTTCGCACCGAGAGTAA